A segment of the Necator americanus strain Aroian chromosome IV, whole genome shotgun sequence genome:
tgcgaagggaccatagaaacccattctaccgccttAAGGCTCCCGCGcagcaatccgacgcagtggaacccgtctctccccactctatagctttctggcaccggcgcaccattccgacctcgtgggacccgtcctgccccattttatagctgtcTGGCTCCgagcacgaattcgacgccatagtaACGGTCTCACCCACTTTTACGTTGACGCTCCATCGCACGAAACCGTCGCCATGGTGTTCGTCTCCTTCTctctttggaatttcttgactgacacacgcatacacagacccacgcacgtgacagaataagcctgttattatataacatgatagtttgcaaatttggaagtatacattcacataaaagtttattttccctccctaacatatgagagaaactaggttgccttatcaaagccaacatacataggTACATAgttttggacaatggtgaaaaggaaGAGCGCGTGCCTATCTGGTGcgtggcgatggttcggcacctcaccgttgtagagttttgcatcattatggagtattttcgtgacacagacagacagacagacagacacacgcacacacacacacacacacacacacacacacacacacacacacacacacacacacacacacacacacacacacacacacacacacacacacacacacacacacacacacacacacacacacacacacacacacacacactaagcgcgttattatatgcATGATTATTAGTGCGAGGATGGGGCGCAATTGGTGACAGGTTCGGGTGCGattgcacggtcgatggtccGGAACCATCCGAAACTTTCATTCTATGAAGTAAATAAAGACTGAATGGACTTATTGGAGAGGAcgaaaacactaacttgatacATCGATTAGTCCCCGCAGGctattgtataggctagaaaCGCTTTCGTAAATCTcgaacgattctaaattgaagtgaacgagttGGCGCAACTCAAGCGGACTGATTGGCGTCAGACActtcatcttttatccttattaAAGAATTGTAAATAGTTGCAAACATGAACGGTTGCATTGTAATAACATTTAGGAATTAACTAATTTCCCCCGTaagatttggaatttttcaaaggaaataatCAGCAGATTCTCACCCACTAGTGGTGCATCCTCTTCCTTCAACTCTACCAATGCTCACTTTGGGTCACCGCTGGATCCGCGATTTCCAACTAGGAATCAATCGCATCCGTTCCGAATCTGCCATTTCCGATATCTTGCTGTGAGGTTACCGGAAAAAAGCCGCAAATAGGCTCGTTTCAACCGCATTTTCGCTTTCGTGACGCCCTTTCCCCGCGTATGACCCGAATTCCCAACGTCCTCGTCCAGCTACCTCCGCTATCTCCTGTCTAAATGCGCTGATATGTGTCTCTCTTCGAATTTTGGGCCTATCATTTTGAATTTGTCACTCTTTCACTTAATGTCACTCAGTTTTGTTTATTCGCGGCGCTTTCTTGTAGTAGTTCGAAGGTGTGTGCATTATAATAATGTCGTCTTAAAAGCGCtcgggctttttttttttagaaacaaaaattaaagccAGTGACTATGGAAACAAGTTTAGCTGATTTTTcggcacttttttttatgaccaTGGACTGCCTTTTAACAAATATCGAATGCAAATCCATCAAAGTAAACACGACACGCGCAAGAGAGGAATTGAAAATGTCAATGTCAAAACGATCAGTAGAGGATAGCATGGACGAGTTTGCAGCACTTACATACTTCTGGCACTCGCACATATGTATAATGTACATGCACATCATctaaatgtaaataaacatGTTGCGTTAGTGCATCATAATGTGTCGTTAGCGCTTCGAACTCGTCCACGGCGTTGATTTGACTCATTTCTGTCAATGAAGTTCACTCGAACTGAAGCGTTTTTGCGTCGCGGCACCATTTTGTTTTAACGCAGTGCGCATCACAATTCATCCATTAATCCAAGAATCCACGTTTAAGTGATATTAGCATGTATGTTGTCGTTAGGAACAACCTTAAGGTGCATGTGAATGTTCGCACAAACTATTAGTTATAAACAAACTATTGTTTATAACACAACATAATAGTTTGGttggttttggttttttcaaatatttatttttcaacaacataaaaattagtaaaaagaAACCCTAGTCTAAAATGCATTTATTCTCCGGTATTTAATATGATTTTGgaatttgttgattttgcTCCAACACTGACTTCGAAAAACGGTCATAGAGGTCGATGGGGGGACCCCATTGGTTTGTGCATCAAGGTTAAGTCTCTAGAATGGAATCTGACAAACCAACTTCTAACCGCGCGATCGCTTATCTCTCCTTCACCGTACACACTgtatattttttgaaacgtaACCGCAGCACTATCAATTTGTTTAAATTTCCAAATCATCAGCACTTGGCGTAtgtgtattttttgattttccatcttcaaaaagaacaaaaaaaattaaacgtaaTGTGAACGATGTCTTTAGACTACTGTCTGAAGACTAACTGAAGTTCTGTGTGTGTAGCggtaacaaagaaaatccttatTTGAATAACCCACTGTGTGCATAGACTGTACCAGTAAGTACTAAGTATTCTATCAGAGTGGAAATTATTTACGTCTGAGCctaatactttttttattggtctgctaaaaaagaaagacagtaTTTGCTGAGAATTGCGAATTTTCTAAAACCTAGCTTGtgtctgggaaaaaaaaatctattcagaCTGGAAAAACCAGATTGTTCGCTCGTTCTTCGTGCTGCAACTGTCTCTGAGTGCAGTGTACACACGAAAAAGcgttggaaaaatcaaaatcgatCAATTGTACTGTACAAGCGAAGAATCTTAACGTATCCTTGATTTCATGCGATTATATTCCGACAATGATTGGTTTAGGGTGGTTTTTTGAATCCCCCACTTATTTTCCTCATCTACCACATTTTTTCGCACTAATACAGTATTTTGGCCTGAGGTGAGGTCGTTTGATCACAAAATATGTAGCAGCTACGACTTGCCTACCCGTCTTATTCCAGCTTTTCCTTTCTGAGATGCATATTCGGCTGTCATCGGCGAAAGTGACCTTCATTAATCTTAATAAATGTTACGTTCCAGTTTCTGACACATTTTTAAACACGTTTAATGAAGGTGATCAGTTTCAAAAACTAGTGCGACCTTCTTTCCGCCATATTTATTTACGAAACATGCGAAGTTTGCTTTTTCGCCTGATTTACAGTCATTTTGAATACTTTCGTGATAAAagactcaaaaaagaaaaagtgttgaGCTCCTCTTCTTTATATGAACATCAGTTCTTCGACGTATATTCGAATTCGAAGACATAGGTatcattacaaaaaaaaggaaacaaaaaggaaaataaacaaaaaaaaatgtaaagataaaaataaaggaaggaggaaaggaaaataaatataaaaaagaaaataaacgtgcaatttttttagatcttAAAAATATGGATATCTCCATTTGGCGCCTCTTTAGTGCTTTTTCTGAGTAAACTACTTTGTAGTTCACATGAATTCGtcatcatttcaatttttcttctaatattatatttttttctcttgaaattaTCTATCATCATCAGTTTCCAAGGCGATTATATCTGATTGTCCTATTGATCCTTCTTTTGCCTGCACCTTCAATGTTTGATATCAGATAGACCAGATACTATTTAAAGGTAGctcaccacgaatctgacgtggtgagagaatcctTGAGAAAAGCTAGAGTTGGGGTTGTTTGTGGGTTGCGGGATCAGTGGTGGTTCCGCTCCTTTCTCCCTgttcgtcgtaagaaacggcgtggtaCGTAGGAACGCTTCTCTATGCAAACGTTCCGGTacccttagcagcctattccttagtttcacttgaattgGCTGATGAGAAGGCATCACTGATCTGCGACCGATCGCACATGGATGCCTCGTACACAAATgaggcgcgttgcaactgaaatcgtcttcaGAAACAAAACGTCGTCTGCCACGATGTTCACCATTTCTttacgatcagggagagatgagcggaaccagccTTGATCCAGCAacctacaaccccatctctaccGTTTCCCCCGGATTCCcttaccacatcagattcagGTTAGGTAAATAATTCAACGTAATTTAAGGTAAATggtaatttaaagaaaatctaaTCAACTCAAAGTCAAAGTGTGACGCATACCACTTTTCTGATTTCATCTATTCTTTACCTAGTGGAATTTCTCACTCTCAGAACACACTATTTGATATATGTACAAAAGGGAAAGGAGTGAACACTCATTATGTGAATATTTCTCATAATTCCGTAAAATTCTTTGCGACTTTTAATTTCACCCttattttcaattcatttcttgattttctgtagAGCTAAAAATTCgctacgattttttttgtctcttagCTTCGTGTCCGGCTTTTTCGCTCCACACTGACAGcgattaagatgtttttcaCATGCCGTCAGCAGTCAATCCTGTCTTTTCGTCATTTGACGCAGACCTATCTTGGCTTACAGAGAAAATTGCTTGGACATACCGTGCCTATTAGGCATACAGTTTTTAAGCGAACatatttcctgttttttggATCCGTAATTGCGACTGTTGGGCAGAAGTCTTGAGCGAAAACGAAGCATATTTTCGTCATTTTCTGTGTCTTCTCCCATtaagcaagtttttttctggtgttcacaaaatgttttcttgaaaagttcATCGGAGGTTCCATAGACCTTGTTGGAGTGTAATTGATGTACTAAATGTGAACGTTTTCTTCAccgttctactttttttgttctgtggtcgacatttttcaacaattaAGTTTCAAGAATCGTAGTTTTAAAGGCAGAAGAGGTCTCATCGGGATAATCCGCGCCAATTTCAGTATCTGTACAGAGGTGTGGATAAACGCGCGTTGCCGCTGTTTGTCGATTACCACACGCAACTACAAGACAACAACATTGactgacgacgacgacgacgaacaGGATCGTCGCCATCAGTGCGTTACGCAATTAATCCGTACAGCGTCCGCCGATTTCGGGACATCAATCGAAGAGAGACGAAAGAGCAGAGCCGGAGAACGTGTTTCGTTCGTCACTAACATACCATCATCGCCAGACGCCTTTCTGCAGTCCGCCGGCTGCCATTTCGTAGGTGACCTCGGAAGATTGGCCTTCACGTAACGGAGGATTCAGGTGAGCGGGCTTATTAacatttttcgttcattttgagGTAGACACTGAACTGATTAGTGgctaatatttttattcaggCTCAAAAATGATCTACATATTGCTGTTCTGTTTGTTGATGGTACTGGATGTTGGTTCACAACAGTATGAAAAGGAATATTCGCCTCTGCTGGATGTGAGTGCTGTCGTTCACAAATTGATGTCGGTTCGCTTCGTGTCTGGTTTTTCCTATTCtttcaaatctttcttttctttctagaattttctgaaacacCTTTTAGGCTTCAGTTCCCAATTTTTCTCTGCTAAGGTTGAGGTTCTGTTTGGATTCTTTCCAAAAATCGCGTGAGAATACCCTTTCTTTTCGTAACTTTATTAATGTTATTCGATTCTCAGTCGTTTTTTCTGAAAGGAGAATGTATTGAaagtttttctccattttttttctgtttttgaaacTTTAAACCTTTCGGGACTTATATAGTTCCTTTaccctttccttctttttaatagagctctttctttctttctaaaactaaagattctccttttttctgatgtctctttttttgaattctattcatttttctattaaaaactatttgaagaactaaaaaaaaactttaacttttttgaaactaaaaaaaatttattcatccTCTACATTCCATCCTCTTAATtatattctttatttgtttgtgaTCAAGTAATTAACTGCGTGTTctcagtttgtttttgtttatttaccatTTCTGTAGTGATACTAAGAGCTTCATATCTTCAGCAAAACACTTCACCGTTGAATCCTGGAATACACTTGAGACTTATGCCAACTGGGTTGGCGTATATGCGTGAAATTGGCATGAAAGTCGTAAACGATCAGATATTGAAATTATCGTTGCCAACAATCCGGGAAAGAATCGAAAATGGCGAGGTgaggatgatttttttctttttttgtggtacTAGCAGTATTTATGAAGAGATGTTCAGTTTTTCGCttctattcaaaatttcaaggtTCTTTTGaacttcctttcctttctgatgaactcgtttttttttctgtttttttttcccacgtCGCACTGTCCTCCATGTTCCCAGAGTTATGTGATGGTTTCATGCGAAAGCCATGTTTGTCCTTGGTTGTCTGGAAAAGGctcagtttttcttcagctGTTGATCAGTGGGACcagtttcgttttcttttagtCGTACATCCTTCTTTAACGAGTTCTTCTGCAGTGATTCGCCTCTTCACGATGTGATGATTTTCACAATAACAGCGCCGGATACCGGCTTTTCGTTCAAACGAACGAAAATCCTTCATTTCACCCGTGTCCTTACAGTTTGTACATTAAGACACAAACCAGAATTATGAGAGATTGATAAGGTTTAATGTGTctcattaaaatgaaaaaaaaattgactgaaGTCCATTTCTCAAAGAGAAATGGACTTcagtcaattttttgaaaacagttAACAGTcaacgatttaaaaaaaccttattgactaaaaaattgaaacactGCAATTTGCAAACACTTGCAAATTTTTGCCTAGGGACAGTCTTTTCTTCCGTtcctccttaaaggcagcataccacgaaactgaagAAGTTGAGTCTCTCTGCGAAAATATaatgaaagatgaaagatGTAGATCACGAGCATGAGCACGATCACTCCCATTTCCGCTTAAttgtcttgaaaaacggcgttggTGTTGACTttgtcgatcgaattttccgaCGAGACGTCTAATAACGTATGACGTATGCGGGCGCGACCCTCCGCGTTTCATTTGCGAGCGAGCAAACAATAAATGAACGCTgtgtacttgtttttttttactgatttgcttgaactgtggccaagattgtattgatatttattaacagctaacgtttcggtgttTTCGCCtacgtcagagcctggaaataTCAAagcattagtgatttattcgCTTAAGCGAAtaaatcaattcaaaaaaatcgattcaaaaaaaattaaattaaattcaaacgccttatcacctacagaaagcatccaaacagTAGGAAACTGAACTCTGCTGTGTATTTGGCCCGCTGGCAGACACTGCACGTGTGCCTGGCCTCGTGGACATGAAGCGTTGTTaggcacctcgtaggaaaatccAGTCGACGAGACTtctttccagctttttttttcagaattattagggagaattgagcgttaTAGCACTCGTACTCGTGATATACACTCCTAACCCTATGTTTTCTTGGAAAGACCATGACACAGATAATTTCCTGGCACtccatttttctcctctccataCTGAGGGGAAATTATATACTATGTTCGCATACTACATACCTGATCTTATGCATTATTGGATTGGCCCAAGCTATAACGCAAAAAAAGGTATGTCGACTGCTTCTCATCCCTCCAACCGTTGGTCATTGAAACGGAAGTATAGTCGTCacttaaaattcaattttattaaatttgattaatttttgaacttggattttcgttgatctACATTCTGCCTCTTTATTCTCTTGCAGAAGTGATCTTTTTTGTCGAATCTTCttgttttgcatattttttccGTACGAACATACAACAACAAATATCTCTGGATCATTCGATCCAGATAATCGCTCTCGACAAATTATCCTCTGTGAtccaaaaacaacaatttgtACTTGTTTGGTAACAGCACGTAACAGGATCTTTTGCAATGCCTACTatttttggtagttttttcAGGAGCAGAAAGAattttactcaaaaaaaaatcatgtattAGGGTTCACATTGTGAATGAGTACACGAATAATGAACTCAACGAAATTATGTGATTTTTTGGCTACTGGAacttttgataaaaaaaatgtgaaagatttgtctttaattttttttccagattgcatttgaacttttttctttacattttttaaaagattttgttGCCGATCAGGTTGCGCTTGTCTTTTATAAGAGTGAAACAATACGACAGTAATatgaaaatagtaaataaacagTGCAACGATATCACGGGAAAATATCGATGAGCAATGCAGAATCAGAATGTATCGAGAATTAAATGCAAAGTTAAAGCTAATTGCTGAAATTCCTACAGTAGCTGTAAGCGTATCGTCATCGTTGTAGATTCGCAAAATAGTGTCGTAGATCAAAATTGCAtgctattttattattttatttttacttaagtcatttgttatgttatttgccgtctctttttctttcaggtaTCCATCTACAGTGCACACATATCAAAATATTGGCCACCTCAGGAGTATTCATTGGATCTCATCGAACCAAACATGTTCCAATGGAGCATGTCAAAAATGCATATACGGTAGGTGATCTGGCATTTTTGCTATTACgatttttttaactgaaaattatgttattatatatatccgtatttactatattatatattgcTATATcatatacttatttattatacttattatacttatatttaccatactactatattatatatatttatttatatttatatttacatttactgaaaattatattattatatataaattcgaaaaagaaagatgaaaactgACGAGATTAGCCTTTTTAGCCctttacttttctctttttctatgtgtttttctttgtttttcttttcatttgacTGCCATGGTATTTCCTTGTTATTTTACGATCATCTTTCGTTTGGATAAGACGTTTCAAGTTTGGAAgttgttcagaaaaagaactcCAACATTTTACAGTAGTGACCATATGTGAACCGGTCGTCGGTGTCGTATGTTACAGTTGGATGACTCAGCTTAATATCATGTCGCTTGCTGCATAGACTGTAACTTATGAGACCGGTTTGCGCAACAGTTACTAGACGGTGCAGAGAACCAGTGCATTAATCGCAGAAAATTATGGGATTTGGAAGAATCCTAGCTTCGTCCAGTCGACTTTTCCCATAAACCTGCGAGGATACGCTGTTTCTAGGAAAGGAAATTCATGACATCGACAAGAATTGTGGTAGTAAAACCTGTACGTTTAGAAGCTTCTGTGAATGAGGTCGCAAGGGTGCTGCCTCTCGCTATTCCCTCAGTTTCTGAGAACGCTctcaaagaaaacgaagactTCAAGCGCGAAGATTTCTCTATGAATATTGTATGACCCACCGTGGTCAGATCACCTACAGCTTTGAGAACCGCGCATCTTTGGTAAGTAGTGCAGAAACCATGTCAACATAGTACTTTTCCACAccgtttccagaaaattttttggCTTGATTATGCAATTTTCTTTAGGAATTGGGAATAGACTGTTAAAGTCATTCCATTCATCACAATCTCGGTTGCGGTCCTCTTGAAAGAGACGAAGATAACGAAGGCAGCgaaattgattgaaaaaaactaaattaaaaaataaaagttatatTAATcattataaattaaaatttactttattaattatattataaattatagattgtagaaatatattaaaataatgaattatattttaaattaagaGTATAAatctaaattaaattataattattataattatggACTTGGGGGATTTGTGACCGaaactttatttcttgacatgAATCATTCGATTTTTCAGAGGAATGTCGAAACTCTTGAGTTCTGCTCGCAgtacacttttttatttatattttcgaCATATAAGGGTTTTTCCTGAAAACGAAACGACGATCCATCTCTGAggaacaataaaattattatgtCTAATTTTATGTCAATTATGTCCTGATAAGATGATTATTCCCCAGAATCCTGTCCTATGATACAATTTACATTTAcactttttattaatattactaaTTACCTTTTTTCAGCGCAGCAGGTGAATTCCAAGCGTCAATAGCAAATCCGTTACTGCTTACTGTACCCATTTCTGGTTACTTTGAAGCTTTGCTGGGTCATGTGGCGCTAACGATTAGTGTACGATTGGAAAGGttcgatgttttttcttttttttctgggaaaaaaactgttattaGCCTTTGTTGATTGTTTCGCCAACTTTCCTAACTATTAATCGAGTGAAAGGGGCGAAGCATTAAGTTCACAATTGTTTTGTCGCCATAGATTGCTGACCAATAGTGTGGTGGATACGCTCCGCCCCTTTCCATATTGCTAGATGTATTGGCGATTAATCACTGTTTTCATTCAACACTggtaattttattgtttaataATAACTATATTTTTGGGAGTAACTTCGGCTCGCCACAAGTCCGATCGGCACTCTGTCAATCAAGTATTGGATATGTGGATCTGAATGTCAGGAATACTGGTGTGATCACGGACTTCTTCATTAATGCTTTCAAAGGTAAGCCATAttcgtctcttttttttcaggatatcCTTTGATCTTTTGTCCTGTAACCTTTCTTCCTTCCTATATCCTTATGCCCTTCCTTTtgttcatccttttttcatactctgtatgtatgcatgtgtaACCTTTATGTATACAATTTTACGATATCTTATTTCATACATTTTAACATTGCAATTacaaatataacaataaacaCTACAGTTGAAATACAATAACAAATACAATTTAATACAATTACAAGTTCTAATATGTTTTACTACATTTACTGATGCAATACAATTTTACCTTCTGTTCTTCAGCTTTTCTCATTGCACATTTCAAACCACAAGTTGAACAAAGGATGTGTAAAATGATTGAAACGATCATTAATCAGGATATGAACCGGCTACTTACTACAATGCCACTAAAGGTAGATATTGATCGGTTTCTGCCAGTGCTAAGTGGTTTCGCGTCTTCCTATTAGAGCGAATTTCAGGTCAGGATAAACGAGAACGACCTGGACATTATTGGGCAGACGTTTGGCATTGCAAGAGTAAGTTTGAAGTGTTTTGCGTCTAATATGAATCATAGTCGAGACGAATGAGAGGCGATCTTTTTGTCGCTATTGCTGACCAATAGTGCTATGGTTACGTTCCGCTTCTTTCTCTATATCTAGGTGTTAAGCCTCAAAATATTTAGGAAAATTTCGattatcctattttttttacgaactTTGTGAAAGGTCACATCTACAAAGTTGATAAACCTCtttaaatggttttttttgcttattttgctAGGAAAACGCGTTGTTAACGTTGAAAGTGGGACCAGTGGCTCGATCCTGTCAAGTGGATCAATAGTGGCCCTACTGACTGGATCTAGCTACTACACGCCTCAAATTTAGCGTATGGGGAGTCCTACGCACTTATTAGTTGTTTGATTTAATCCTTGATTTTCTCCTCTGGCTTCTatgctttcatttatttgttttgcaaTAAGAACAgccttttcaggaaaatttctttctttttctggtacCGTTAGTCATAATTCTTTCAAAGTTATAAAGAGTCCTTCCGATTTCCTAACTGATTTGTGCCcacgatttttctttcaataactCTAAACCGCACTTCCGCCTAAAAATACCCTCAAAACCTTGAGACAAGGAAATTACATGTACACTCATTTTTTGTGCACTGTTTCCAACATTAACAAATGGTCCGCTCATCCTTATTTTGATACTTTTCAATCAGCTTTAAGGGCAGCGTATCaagattttgacgtggtgcggattCCACAAGGAAAGCGTAGAGCTCGGGAAGTAGATAGCGAAGCTCAGGGTGGGCtctgctcatctttccctaatcgtcgtgaaaaccGACGTGGAAGACGAagttatttcctacaaggcagCTTAGAGCGTGCTCACCTCACAAAAGCTCCGATTCCCTCAATGCATCGCTCCTGCCTGTTCAattattttacttgaataagatGTCGAGGAGACCCAATTGATCTTCAATCGCACGTGGATGTGACGCGTGCACAGTGGTGGCGCGTTGCGACTAATTTTGTAGGTAAGAACGtcttccacgccattttttatgCAGTTGGAGGTAGATCTAAGCTTGAGCAGCGCAGCTTTCCGCAATCTAAAACTCGAACTTAACGGTTTCGCTGTGGGTTCTTCACCACCTTAAAATCATGACGCACTGCCTTTATTTACTTCCTATTTTTCAACATaccctttttcttttaattttaatcacTACTCGtgtgtttcaaaaattctcttccAGCCAAAGAGCAAACTCGGGCAACATGGCCTCAAGAACTTTACGCTTAtccattttgtacaaaatcttcgcgaaaaaaatctactgCTTGACTACCAGCTTACAGCTGATCCTTTTGTGCAAAATGGCGCGATTGCAATGTTGGCAAAGGGTGAGATCTCATGGTGAGTTCCCGCTGTTTTTCgatctttgatttttgtcgggattctttcaagaattttttgtaGGGTATAGAttgtttctttcagaaaatgatTAGTTATAATAACTGCTTAGCTACTAAAATGGGTTTTCTTTATTAATAGATTTTTTAGAATCTTTCGGTGCTCCTAACAGACATTGACACTTCCTTTATTGCTAGCGCAGAATCAAAAGCACAAAACCATTTCATGTAGATCATTTTACGGTTGTTATCGTTTTTCGTCCTCGATTTTAGGCGAGGAAATGGCGGCACACCGTTCTATCCGCCAAATGTTCGTATTCCAATTCCACACGGTTAGTTCTGAATTATTCATAGGTTTTTCATCCTCTAACGCGCATCTTATGGAAGGAATTCATCGCAATCTTTGGTTCCGCCTGTAGGCCCACATGGCCCAAACTCTCAGACACCGGAtgacattttctctttttctgttagaattttgatgaaaactttctaatttttcctccTCATTAGGTGTAGTTCGCTCCACCTAAGAAAATTTAGCAGTGTACTTTTGCTGAAGGTAGTAAGAACCTTTCAGCTTTACTCTTACAGTTACTGAAGGTTTAAATACTATAGGGGAAGctcgaaaaa
Coding sequences within it:
- a CDS encoding hypothetical protein (NECATOR_CHRIV.G16273.T2) translates to MSGTSLDPATYNPISTVSPGFPYHIRFSICTEVWINARCRCLSITTRNYKTTTLTDDDDDEQDRRHQCVTQLIRTASADFGTSIEERRKSRAGERVSFIGLHVTEDSGSKMIYILLFCLLMVLDVGSQQYEKEYSPLLDQNTSPLNPGIHLRLMPTGLAYMREIGMKVVNDQILKLSLPTIRERIENGEVSIYSAHISKYWPPQEYSLDLIEPNMFQWSMSKMHIRAAGEFQASIANPLLLTVPISGYFEALLGHVALTISVRLESIGYVDLNVRNTGVITDFFINAFKAFLIAHFKPQVEQRMCKMIETIINQDMNRLLTTMPLKVRINENDLDIIGQTFGIARPKSKLGQHGLKNFTLIHFVQNLREKNLLLDYQLTADPFVQNGAIAMLAKGEISWRGNGGTPFYPPNVRIPIPHGVHMVEFFATDYIANSMLYHAYKQHLMDVIVGPESSPQLKDLLFTSCGTGFCIGEFLGALGDQYPNRQVEVVFTARKAPLIVFVENRARFRLHGRMNMFVRPNNAQQVKEMIIRSDTTLTANVNMWINNTKVVGNATIENLDFKLLETKINDVDQASFGDLGLFGAEFLEKLLTEILQLGITMPSMQGVQLKSPRLSFHERYLRVQTYFKLDETFTGDLVRTAVRQTLSHVG
- a CDS encoding hypothetical protein (NECATOR_CHRIV.G16273.T1), which gives rise to MIYILLFCLLMVLDVGSQQYEKEYSPLLDQNTSPLNPGIHLRLMPTGLAYMREIGMKVVNDQILKLSLPTIRERIENGEVSIYSAHISKYWPPQEYSLDLIEPNMFQWSMSKMHIRAAGEFQASIANPLLLTVPISGYFEALLGHVALTISVRLESNFGSPQVRSALCQSSIGYVDLNVRNTGVITDFFINAFKAFLIAHFKPQVEQRMCKMIETIINQDMNRLLTTMPLKVRINENDLDIIGQTFGIARPKSKLGQHGLKNFTLIHFVQNLREKNLLLDYQLTADPFVQNGAIAMLAKGEISWRGNGGTPFYPPNVRIPIPHGVHMVEFFATDYIANSMLYHAYKQHLMDVIVGPESSPQLKDLLFTSCGTGFCIGEFLGALGDQYPNRQVEVVFTARKAPLIVFVENRARFRLHGRMNMFVRPNNAQQVKEMIIRSDTTLTANVNMWINNTKVVGNATIENLDFKLLETKINDVDQASFGDLGLFGAEFLEKLLTEILQLGITMPSMQGVQLKSPRLSFHERYLRVQTYFKLDETFTGDLVRTAVRQTLSHVG